ccacacacacaccccacacccacaccacaccacacacacccacacaccacaccacacacccacacacacccacacccacacacccacacacacccacacacacacccacacacacccccacacccacaccacacccacacacacccacacacacccacacccacacacccacacacccacacacccacacacacccacacccacacccacacccacacacaccacacccacacacacccacacacacccacacacacacacacccacacacactCTCTTCCAACCTCATTTCACTTTACCCGGCTTTCTAaccaaaattaaaaaatgaaaatgatgatgatgaaaattctgTTCTTTAGCCCTATCATACTTTTACATAACCCTAAGTAGCCCTAGTAAACGTTTACATAGCCCTCATTTACTTCTCCTCCAAGCCCTATTCATCTTTACCCGGCCTTTCAGCCAAAACgcgaaacgaaaaaaaaaaaagccactTGGCCAGCTCACCAGACGAAACTACTTCTATTTGGCCTTGTAGCCCTCCTCTCTCTGATGAAAACTGTTATTATCCATTGTTTCGGCTTACCTTCTCTGTCCCGTCATCATGTTCCCTGATAACCTAGCCTCCTGGCCACAGTCTTCCCACGACACAGTCTTCCCACGACACAGTCTTCCCACGACACAGTCTTCCCACGACTTTGGACCGTAGCCATTGATTTGGCCAACACGAAGACTCTAGGCAACATGTTTGGAAGGATTGAGACTCAATATGGAGACGTTGCCTTGCTACTACTCAGAGGTACTTTGCTCTTCTCCAAGAGGTCATggctttaattttttttttttcttaattctGAGATTTGCTATGACTTTCTTATTCGCTTTTAGATCTTTGCTGAATAATATCATGTCATCAACGAATAGACATATTGTGACTTgactatttttgaacacaCACGACCATCCACGTACTTCGTCCATGCCACATTGCTTTATTAAGTATGATTTAATAGTTTCATACCAGTTTGCACCACTTTGTTTTAAACCATAAagtgatttctttaaacttagtaatttattattcaatcCTAGATGTGGTGGAGGTCTTATGTATAATTCCTCTTTGATGTCGGCATACAAGTAAGCGGAGGATACGTCTAGTTGTGTGACATAGTAGTCATTATCTAATGCAAGTGACAAAGATGTCATCAGTGCATAATGATGTACAGTATTGGATTGCATGCCCGGATCATATGTATCGGGATGCTGTATGTCACCTCTTGCAACAAATCTAGCCTTATGTGTTCCGTCACGCTTCTTGTTGAATACAAGCACTGAGCTTatcatattcttggaaCCCATCGAGTTTCTATCATAATACTTGTCTGTTTCCCAagcattcatttttaatagtTGGTTAACTTCTTTATGATATGCTTCAGTatatttctccttttcttcattactCTTATTATATGTGATTGCTTCATCATATCTTAAGGTCGTTCGGAATGGTTTGATTGACTTTACCGCCTTTACAGCTGCAATTAAATGAATACGTTTTTTTGACCTTGGTGGTTCTAGACTATGCATGCTCTTTTCTTACCTTTGGTATTTGTAAAGACATTAGAATCATCCATACCACCCAAACTGGAATTAGTTTGACGAGAGTGGATAGGTGGaggttctttcaaagattgacGAAGCTTAATAGATAAGGAGCGGTTAAGCGATTGATATCAGCATCAAAGGTAAGTGCATCATAATTGCATTGGTCCAATCTGGATTGTTCATCATGCCAAATAACGTAATCAGTAGTgtctattgttttcttcaaagatggaACATAGATAATATAACCATATGAGTTTCGTAATGGATGTAAGGCGCAACCAGGAATACCACGAGggcaaatttttgaaccgGGACTGTGATTGTTGACTACAACAGTTTGACCGAATGGTAATAGAGTACTGATATCAAGTCCTGCTAAACCAGCATGTTGTCGTGGgtaattcttgttttttggcgaaattaaagaatttctgaTAATGGTGGAGAATTCGACTGCTGAAAACCATAGACGATTTAATAAACCGCTGCACCGTAGATGTGTGCGACGGTCGTCTAATAAGGTACGGTTTGATCGTTCAGCAATACCATGTGCTCTGGAatctgctgttgttgtatAGCATGGAGTTATACCGCGTTccataaagaaattacggAGGGTCTTGTTAGTGTACTCGGGTCCTCTGTCCATTTGTACGACTAAAACGTTGGCATTGAATTGATTGCCAATGAAggctattatttttgtaaatacgTCTAAAATAGATTGCTCACGACGATCGAGTAATGGATAAACCCATTTGAATCTAGTCTTCTCATCAGTAAATGAGATAAAATAGGAAGGTGCACTCTTTGGCAGATGGTGAACAGGGCCAAATATATCGGTATGTAAGTACTGAAAGGGTTGATAAGATTCTTGGTACTTTAGTCGTGATCCTTTGACATGTCTATGTTTAGTGCTTTTGCCAACTAAACAGTCTGGACATTGATAAGTAGTAGAATCAGACCAGTCTACATCCGATTCTCTCAAGTATGTGATCGAACTATTCTTGAGAGAATGTCTAATTGTTCTAGCGTTTGCATGCCCAAGCATTCGATGAATCAAAGCGTACGGATATTTATGTGTAGATTTGCTGGTGTTAACGTTATTAGCAGTTTGCCTCTGTAAGGTTGACGGAATTAAAAAGTCCTTGGAGAGCCAGTAAAAGTCTCCATGTTTAACAATAGGGGCAAGGATAGTACCGTCGGATAG
The window above is part of the Saccharomyces kudriavzevii IFO 1802 strain IFO1802 genome assembly, chromosome: 13 genome. Proteins encoded here:
- the SKDI13G0010 gene encoding uncharacterized protein; translation: MHSLEPPRSKKRIHLIAAVKAVKSIKPFRTTLRYDEAITYNKSNEEKEKYTEAYHKEVNQLLKMNAWETDKYYDRNSMGSKNMISSVLVFNKKRDGTHKARFVARGDIQHPDTYDPGMQSNTVHHYALMTSLSLALDNDYYVTQLDVSSAYLYADIKEELYIRPPPHLGLNNKLLSLKKSLYGLKQSGANWYETIKSYLIKQCGMDEVRGWSCVFKNSQVTICLFVDDMILFSKDLKANKKVIANLRIKKKKKLKP
- the SKDI13G0020 gene encoding integrase catalytic domain-containing protein, which codes for MLGHANARTIRHSLKNSSITYLRESDVDWSDSTTYQCPDCLVGKSTKHRHVKGSRLKYQESYQPFQYLHTDIFGPVHHLPKSAPSYFISFTDEKTRFKWVYPLLDRREQSILDVFTKIIAFIGNQFNANVLVVQMDRGPEYTNKTLRNFFMERGITPCYTTTADSRAHGIAERSNRTLLDDRRTHLRCSGLLNRLWFSAVEFSTIIRNSLISPKNKNYPRQHAGLAGLDISTLLPFGQTVVVNNHSPGSKICPRGIPGCALHPLRNSYGYIIYVPSLKKTIDTTDYVIWHDEQSRLDQCNYDALTFDADINRLTAPYLLSFVNL